In Flavobacterium luteolum, the DNA window TGATTTGTTAGGAAAATTGTTGTGTATTAATCCCGATCGCTCATAAATTATTTCGTTGTCTGTTTTGTATTAGTGGAAATTGATGTAAAGGATATAGCTATACATCGGACAACCCTTTTTTAAATTCGGCTAACATTTCTTCTCTGGTTTGTTTTTTTGCAAAACCGCTTTTTTCTCCCTTATCTAATTTAGCTCTTACAAATTTGCTGTAAAACTCTTCTGTATTAGCCTGATTTTTCAACGACTCGTCATTAGGAGTGGTTAATGTTATACTTTTCCGTGTCATAATAATACAAGTTTTAGGTCAGTGTAAGTTTACGTCAAAAAATTTAAATCGAAAAATATAATTTAGATGCGTATATTTGATACATGAATAAACAAACTCCTTTTTCGGTATGCGGAGAATTATTGTCGGCTCCAATGCACATTTGCGGTTTTTTCGATTCGAGAGAACAGCAATATGAAGTAATCATTCCTTATATTTTGGAGGGTTTGGAGGCCAATGACAAAGTAATCAACATTCTTGAAGGAAACCGTCATGGTGAACATTGCCGTTGTCTAGCTGATAATGGAATCTCTATCTCTGAAAAACTGTCTAGCGGTCAATTGGAAGTGATGGCTTCTGAAAATTCTTATATCAAAGATGGCGAGTTCGCTGCAGATAAAATGTACAAAATGCTCGAACAGACTTTACTGTCGGCTTCAAGAGCAGGTTATGATAGTGTCAGAGCTTGCGGAGATATGGTTTGGGCGCTCAAGAACCTGCCAGGAACCGATGAACTTTTAGAATATGAAGCCAGACTGAATCTGTTGACTCCACAACATTCAGTTTCATTAATTTGTATGTACGATATAAGTAGTTTCAGCTCAAATACACTTACAGATATATTGCTTACACATCCTTATGTAATCAAAGACGGAAAAATCAGCAAAAACCCGCATTATGTAGAACCTTTAGAATTGCTTTCTAGTCTTTCTTCTCGATCTAATGCGCTTAAATCCTAAATCATATTTTCCTTTTCCGTTAGGCTAATTTATCGGTGAGTTAAAAACTATGTCAAATATTTAGATGATGGCAGTTTTAAGTCTAAATAAGACCTAAATCCTACAAAAATATTCTTAAACATAACAGAATGTAGAATTTTTGTTATATTTATGCAAACAAACTGATTATGAGTATGTAGAAGTTTGGTTGTTAAAGAAAAAGCTAAATTTAGGGCTGATAAAAAAAAGTTAAAAACATTCTTTATTTTAAAGTGGCACAATTCGTGCCTGCAAAAAAATCATAAATAATCTGAACGCTTAATCGGTGTTCTAAAAAAATTAAAATAAATGAAAAGATTTAAATGTATGTATGTTTTTGTTGTAGTGTTATTATCAACATTTACATATGGTCAGGAAAGTTTAAAAATGTTTGTAAAAGAAAGTAAAGTGCCATGTACGGGTGTTGGCCCAATGGAATGTCTACAGGTAAAGTATGACAACGACAAAGAATGGCAGCTTTTTTATAATCATATTGAAGGTTTTAATTTTGAAAAAGGAAACCGATATGAAATACTGGTTACGAAAACTAAAAGACCAGAACCTATTCCGGCCGATGCTTCTGCATACGAGTATAAACTGAAAAGTATAATTTCTAAAACTCCTGTAACTAAGGAAAAAGGAATTTATAATACCAAAATGATTTTAACCCAGTTAAACGGGAAAAAGATAAACAGCGGAAAAGCATTTATCACCATTAACGATGAAACGGGCACAATAAGCGGTAAAAACGGATGTAATAATTTCAACGTAAAATACACGAAGCTTTCTTCAAAAAATCAAATTAAGACCAATTCTCCAATGGGAACTTTAATGGCTTGTGATAGTGAAACCATGAAATTGGAACAAGATTTTAGCGCTGTGATCACAAATAAAAAGTTCAAAATTGTAAAGAAAAACAATACAGTACAGTTTAAAAATTCTAAGAACAAAGTGGTTATGGAATTTTCTATACCAACTCAAGACCAACTGTGGAGTTTTATTGCAAAAAACAATTGGAAACTAATAGCACTAGAAAATGTTGGACAAGATTACGGAAAAGCTTCTATTAAGTTTAACCCAGCAGAAAAGAAAGTGAGCGGAAATTCAGGTTGCAACAACTTCTCTGGAACTTATGAAACTAACGGTGATACTATTTCTTTTGATAAAGTAGCGTCTACAAGAATGGCATGTATTGATGAAGAAGCAAATAAAACAGAACAAAAAATGTTGTCGTATTTAAATAATAAAGATTTACGTTTTGATGTAGCAGAACAAACTCTTAATTTTTATCTTAACGATAGATTGGTCATGATGTTTGGCATTACGAAATAAATACAGCTTTATAAATTATCATCTTAAAATAGATGATAATCTATAAAGAATAAATAAAAAACCAGTGAAGTTAATTCACTGGTTTTTTTATTAACTTTCAGAAATGTTCAAGTGAAATATTGTTTTGATTTTTTTTAGAAATTACATCTAGGAAATTTAAATTTTGTTTATTCTGCGTCATAAACTTCCACTTTTGAGTTTGGTATTTCAATTTCTGAAGTTGGGGATTTTAAATATACTTTGCCAGAATAGACAGGTTTTTTGATGCTGCTTTTTATAATTTCTTTATTGAATTTAATATACAATTCTACATTTTCATTTTTATCGAAAAATGTTTTAAAGCGCTCCATTAATTGATTGTTGAAATTACGTTTCTCAAGTGGGTCTCTTATAGTGTCATTCTCATATGCTGTTTTACCGTCGAGTAAATCAACCCAAATACGAACTTCAAATTGTCTTGAGAATTGATCTTCTACAAAAATCACAAAACTTATAGGAACTGCTTTACCGACAACAGTATCGTTAAGAAATTCAATACCAGTATTGGTGTTGCTGATAACTTCGTTATTCATAAAAAAGATATCGTAATTGTATATTTTAAAGTCTGATCTATTGGTGCTAATTTTATAGTGATATCTTTTAAGACGATTCTTGAAATATGTATTGCTTATTTTATTATTGGCTATTTCTTCCTGAACAAATGATGGCATATCTTTTTGATAGTTTTTTATGACTTCCTTTCTATCTAAATTTTTACTGAAATCACCCCATTCAATGTCAAAGGTTTCATGTCCTTGATATGTTCCAATTTCTTTATTACCAATCCCGCCAATCCATAAAGTGACTAAACCTTCTGGAGCAAAGGCGACGGTTAGTGTATTATATTCATTTTTATATTCTACACCATCCATACCAATTGTAGTTCCATAATCTTTTTTAAAGATATCGTACATTTTTTTTTGAGGCAATTCAAAATCACCTGAAAAAAACTTATTTTCAGCATACGAAAACCAAGCGATTTGCATGCGTTCTGGAATTTTCTTTTTATCATCACCAACTACCATAGTACCGCTGCTGCTAGCTCCCCAACTATCGTTTAGATATTGTCCGCTTGGTATCCATGCGGCGGTGTGATCAGATAGAATAAAATTTCCAGAAATAACCTCAACAGGACAAGTTTCATCGGCACTTGTTTCAGCCAACCATTCAAATTTTTCTATTTTTATAAGCATTTCTTTTTTCTTTTCCTTATTAAATATTAGCATGCCTCTTTCCTTGCATATATCATATCCAGCTTTTAGTAATACTGCTAATAGAAGTATTACTATTAAAATGTAAAATTTGTTTAAACTGTTTATTTTCATGTTTTTAGATTAATGTGACCCCATGCCTTTGACAAATTCATTTGTATAACAGATTAATAATAATAGCATCATACTTAATATTATAAGAAGTATAAATAAAATTTTTGCAAATATTTTTTTTAATCCATACACATATACATAGGAAGAAAACAAAATTGTAAAAACAGGAATTGTTGTTATTAACTTTGCGCCATTCGAATCATTTGAGTAAAAAAAACTACATAAGAAAGAAATTAGCAAGATTAGAAATAATGATATTATTTTGTTTTTATTTTGATCTGACATTTTATTTAAATCTCGTTTATATTTATCCATCAATCTTTTTTCTATATGGTTTTCCATCTTCATACCTGCCTTCTTTTCCCATACTATCACAAGTTGATCTATGAAGGTATTTGTTGCGTATAAAATGCAATTTTTCATTTTTAAACGTTACTGCTTTACTATGTGCTCCGTCATTTGTAATCGCATAATTTAATAGCAAATTCTTTGCTTCTTCGAGGTCATCTGGTACTTTGTAAGTCTCCTTTTTACCTTTTTGCATTAATGAGTTATCAAACATCATTTTATAATTTTCCGCGAGTTTAACCATTATAGAAAGTGAGATAAATTGGTAGGATAGAGGTATTGTTCGAGTAGCCACATGTGTAGTATATGATAATCCATCGCTTGAAGTTGTTGTGCTTACAATTTGTTCTCTATC includes these proteins:
- a CDS encoding CopG family transcriptional regulator translates to MTRKSITLTTPNDESLKNQANTEEFYSKFVRAKLDKGEKSGFAKKQTREEMLAEFKKGLSDV
- a CDS encoding MEDS domain-containing protein; translation: MNKQTPFSVCGELLSAPMHICGFFDSREQQYEVIIPYILEGLEANDKVINILEGNRHGEHCRCLADNGISISEKLSSGQLEVMASENSYIKDGEFAADKMYKMLEQTLLSASRAGYDSVRACGDMVWALKNLPGTDELLEYEARLNLLTPQHSVSLICMYDISSFSSNTLTDILLTHPYVIKDGKISKNPHYVEPLELLSSLSSRSNALKS
- a CDS encoding META domain-containing protein, giving the protein MKRFKCMYVFVVVLLSTFTYGQESLKMFVKESKVPCTGVGPMECLQVKYDNDKEWQLFYNHIEGFNFEKGNRYEILVTKTKRPEPIPADASAYEYKLKSIISKTPVTKEKGIYNTKMILTQLNGKKINSGKAFITINDETGTISGKNGCNNFNVKYTKLSSKNQIKTNSPMGTLMACDSETMKLEQDFSAVITNKKFKIVKKNNTVQFKNSKNKVVMEFSIPTQDQLWSFIAKNNWKLIALENVGQDYGKASIKFNPAEKKVSGNSGCNNFSGTYETNGDTISFDKVASTRMACIDEEANKTEQKMLSYLNNKDLRFDVAEQTLNFYLNDRLVMMFGITK
- a CDS encoding DUF2931 family protein produces the protein MKINSLNKFYILIVILLLAVLLKAGYDICKERGMLIFNKEKKKEMLIKIEKFEWLAETSADETCPVEVISGNFILSDHTAAWIPSGQYLNDSWGASSSGTMVVGDDKKKIPERMQIAWFSYAENKFFSGDFELPQKKMYDIFKKDYGTTIGMDGVEYKNEYNTLTVAFAPEGLVTLWIGGIGNKEIGTYQGHETFDIEWGDFSKNLDRKEVIKNYQKDMPSFVQEEIANNKISNTYFKNRLKRYHYKISTNRSDFKIYNYDIFFMNNEVISNTNTGIEFLNDTVVGKAVPISFVIFVEDQFSRQFEVRIWVDLLDGKTAYENDTIRDPLEKRNFNNQLMERFKTFFDKNENVELYIKFNKEIIKSSIKKPVYSGKVYLKSPTSEIEIPNSKVEVYDAE